A single window of Archangium gephyra DNA harbors:
- a CDS encoding MATE family efflux transporter, with the protein MSPPTVTSRGAELRELWKLAIPIIIAQLGHSLMGFVDTAVLARAGLAELSAVAISNTVLFVVISLGAGLIMGLDPQVSQSFGAGNEARARLLLWHGSYMAVVAGILFALVMVGGLYLLPLLGVDFVELPQMKDYLTWRAPGLPLILLFFTARAYLQGVGRTGALVVATIVANAVNLVADVLLVFGGAGLPAFLGPLREVPALGIKGAALSTTVCAALQWFIVAQAVRRVPGEVPAPRAEWAMIRKTVWLGLPISLHILADEGIYAVTAMLARGFGPESISAIQIVMSYGIFSFAVTSGIGNAGSVRVGWAVGAGNPEQVRQSGRVALASGALFTACSALAFAAFPQHLVRLIGAPAEVVPLLVPLLMVTALFQFSDGVLGVGAGVLRGMGETRFTSVAVMAGHYGVGLPVALLLGYGLGQGVVGLWGGLCAGLTTMALAIIWRFERLSTSTPLPVQA; encoded by the coding sequence ATGTCCCCCCCCACCGTCACCAGCCGCGGAGCGGAGCTCCGGGAGCTCTGGAAGCTCGCCATCCCCATCATCATCGCCCAGCTGGGTCACTCGCTGATGGGGTTCGTGGACACCGCCGTCCTCGCCCGCGCGGGTCTGGCCGAGCTGTCCGCCGTGGCGATCTCCAACACCGTCCTGTTCGTGGTGATCAGCCTGGGCGCGGGATTGATCATGGGATTGGATCCGCAGGTCTCCCAGTCCTTCGGGGCGGGCAACGAAGCGCGGGCCCGGCTCCTGCTGTGGCATGGCAGCTACATGGCGGTCGTGGCGGGCATCCTGTTCGCGCTGGTGATGGTGGGAGGGCTCTACCTGCTGCCCCTCTTGGGGGTGGACTTCGTGGAGCTGCCCCAGATGAAGGACTACCTCACCTGGCGGGCGCCCGGACTGCCCCTGATTCTTCTCTTCTTCACCGCGCGCGCCTATCTCCAGGGGGTGGGGCGCACTGGCGCGCTGGTGGTCGCCACGATCGTCGCCAACGCGGTCAACCTGGTGGCGGACGTCCTGCTCGTCTTCGGCGGAGCGGGGCTGCCCGCGTTCCTCGGTCCCCTGCGCGAGGTGCCGGCGCTCGGCATCAAGGGCGCGGCCCTGTCCACCACGGTCTGCGCCGCGCTGCAGTGGTTCATCGTGGCGCAAGCGGTGCGCCGGGTTCCCGGAGAAGTGCCCGCGCCTCGCGCGGAGTGGGCGATGATCCGCAAGACCGTCTGGCTCGGCCTGCCCATCTCGCTGCACATCCTCGCGGACGAGGGCATCTACGCGGTGACCGCCATGCTGGCGCGAGGGTTCGGCCCGGAGAGCATCAGCGCCATCCAGATCGTCATGTCCTACGGCATCTTCTCCTTCGCGGTGACCTCGGGAATCGGCAACGCGGGCAGCGTGCGCGTGGGATGGGCGGTGGGCGCGGGCAACCCCGAGCAGGTGCGGCAGAGCGGCCGGGTGGCACTCGCGTCCGGAGCTCTCTTCACGGCATGCAGCGCGCTGGCGTTCGCGGCCTTTCCCCAGCACCTCGTCCGGCTGATCGGCGCGCCCGCCGAGGTGGTCCCCCTGCTGGTGCCACTGCTGATGGTGACGGCGCTGTTCCAGTTCTCGGACGGAGTGCTGGGCGTGGGCGCGGGCGTGCTGCGCGGCATGGGAGAGACGCGCTTCACCTCCGTCGCCGTCATGGCGGGGCATTACGGGGTGGGCCTGCCGGTGGCGCTGCTCCTGGGCTACGGCCTGGGCCAGGGCGTGGTGGGCCTGTGGGGCGGGCTGTGCGCGGGGCTCACCACCATGGCGCTCGCCATCATCTGGCGCTTCGAGCGCCTGAGCACCAGCACTCCCCTGCCCGTCCAGGCGTAG
- a CDS encoding TldD/PmbA family protein, whose protein sequence is MQDWFIERREQTEVVHQRAGPRVLAPVFERGYSRRRDVPGGIERTWAEVAGDTLPPGALPAEVEERARELLSPVPRLPDAAAFTHAVQRLVDTARAAGAAHLDVLLRDVEQHILFASEQHQAGDRRRYTLLEVKAFHAIDNGMAEVWRCAAWPDSGRMLAALPELESRVEDMVRLLRENTPTVPCPTGALPVVFPPGSASACFFHEVCGHPLEGDVVARGGSYLASRLGQRVAEPFVSLSDDPTDGHGALAYTCDDEGNPARPVPLIHAGVVGSPLLDAQSAGRLGRPPNGHGRRTGFRHPPLPRMAHTRVEPHQGTLEGLLADIPHGLLVRHLTPRHMNLLSGDFSFYVVEAQEIRDGRPGRLVSPGILSGNGLEALAGIDAIGADLQNLFATRGCRKQDHGPLPVSFGQPAVRFRQLQLHPWP, encoded by the coding sequence GTGCAGGACTGGTTCATCGAGCGGCGCGAGCAGACCGAGGTCGTCCATCAGCGCGCGGGACCGCGGGTGCTGGCCCCTGTCTTCGAGCGCGGCTATTCGAGACGCCGGGACGTGCCCGGTGGCATCGAGCGGACCTGGGCGGAGGTGGCCGGCGACACGCTCCCGCCCGGAGCCCTGCCCGCCGAGGTCGAGGAGCGGGCGCGCGAGCTGCTCTCCCCCGTCCCTCGCCTGCCGGATGCCGCCGCCTTCACGCACGCCGTGCAGCGGCTCGTGGATACGGCACGGGCCGCGGGCGCGGCGCACCTGGACGTGCTGCTGCGCGACGTGGAGCAACACATCCTCTTCGCCTCGGAGCAGCACCAGGCCGGGGACCGGCGGCGGTACACCCTGCTGGAGGTGAAGGCCTTCCACGCCATCGACAACGGGATGGCGGAGGTGTGGCGCTGCGCGGCCTGGCCGGACAGCGGGCGGATGCTCGCGGCGCTGCCGGAGCTCGAGTCCCGGGTGGAGGACATGGTGCGGCTTCTCCGGGAGAACACCCCCACGGTGCCCTGCCCCACCGGGGCGCTGCCGGTGGTATTTCCTCCCGGATCGGCCTCCGCCTGCTTCTTCCACGAGGTGTGTGGACATCCGCTGGAGGGGGACGTCGTCGCGCGAGGAGGCTCCTACCTGGCGAGCCGTCTCGGACAGCGGGTGGCCGAGCCCTTCGTCTCGCTGTCGGACGATCCGACGGATGGGCACGGCGCGCTCGCGTACACCTGCGATGACGAGGGCAACCCCGCCCGGCCGGTGCCGCTCATCCACGCCGGAGTCGTCGGCTCGCCGCTGCTGGACGCGCAGAGCGCCGGACGCCTGGGCCGTCCTCCCAACGGACATGGCCGCAGGACGGGCTTCCGCCACCCGCCCCTGCCCCGCATGGCGCACACCCGCGTCGAGCCGCACCAGGGCACCCTGGAGGGCCTCCTGGCGGACATCCCCCACGGGCTGCTGGTGCGTCACCTGACGCCCCGCCACATGAATCTCTTGTCGGGGGACTTCAGCTTCTACGTGGTGGAGGCCCAGGAGATTCGCGACGGCCGGCCTGGACGGCTGGTGTCGCCGGGCATCCTCAGCGGCAACGGCCTGGAGGCCCTGGCGGGCATCGACGCCATCGGCGCGGACCTCCAGAACCTGTTCGCCACACGGGGTTGCCGCAAACAAGACCACGGCCCGCTCCCCGTGTCCTTCGGGCAGCCGGCCGTGCGTTTCCGTCAGCTTCAGCTCCACCCCTGGCCGTGA
- a CDS encoding Xan family putative trans-acting RiPP leader peptide: MASQENPLPSTESQVAAPAQATEPHAVSAAPEKLDELEEINFLLEEIESKIAPLALA; the protein is encoded by the coding sequence ATGGCGTCGCAAGAGAATCCCCTCCCGTCGACCGAATCCCAGGTGGCCGCTCCTGCCCAGGCCACGGAGCCCCATGCCGTCTCGGCGGCTCCGGAGAAGCTGGACGAGCTCGAGGAGATCAACTTCCTGCTCGAGGAGATCGAGAGCAAGATCGCCCCGCTCGCGCTGGCGTGA
- a CDS encoding metallopeptidase TldD-related protein, producing MPLTSGEPPGASGGEARGVLDALAEAARARLEAFSREHAGSRAELFLSEGRRLTLEYEASTGAFTLNQGGSLLAAARVWQGERSGFATLPVSGPEELSRVLTAAARRMSAGPAVSPLGPPVPDASSPLSFPELSAQRARERAEHLLGTVIPPGRVVQAALFAQSAARTVLVRGDGGLAHGGSSREEAFVRCETSRGAIVDAVASPLGASWPLESLRARLAEGVEALEGPAEAVDVNLPLVLRPAVAVPLVEALLWLLRGDGGASLPALVRAVGKKPFPSVLSVQDDPLHPLGTQQLAIDDEGVPVRALRLIEEGRLLGFLHSVGTAARLGVEPNGRGLRLEGTPPAPGPVNFFVVPRGDALPERYTELVARVETFTTMPRPGMVSLVAGGWEVHAGRRVRRVAPVDLSLPMPETFRTLQGVGMDLTFFPTAGGCGAPTLVFPPLLRG from the coding sequence ATGCCATTGACCAGCGGTGAGCCGCCGGGTGCGAGCGGAGGGGAGGCACGTGGAGTGCTGGACGCGCTGGCCGAGGCGGCCCGGGCGCGGCTGGAGGCGTTCTCCCGGGAGCACGCGGGCAGCCGGGCCGAGCTCTTCCTCTCCGAGGGCCGCCGGCTGACGCTGGAGTACGAGGCCTCCACCGGTGCCTTCACCCTCAACCAGGGAGGCTCCCTGCTGGCGGCGGCGAGGGTGTGGCAGGGGGAGCGCTCCGGGTTCGCCACCCTGCCCGTGAGCGGGCCCGAGGAGCTGTCACGGGTGCTGACGGCCGCCGCGCGGCGGATGAGCGCGGGCCCTGCTGTCTCCCCGCTCGGGCCACCCGTCCCGGACGCGTCCTCGCCCCTGTCGTTTCCGGAGCTCTCGGCGCAGCGGGCCCGGGAGCGGGCGGAGCACCTGCTGGGGACGGTGATACCCCCGGGCCGGGTGGTGCAGGCGGCGCTGTTCGCCCAGTCCGCGGCCAGGACGGTGCTCGTGCGCGGTGACGGCGGCCTCGCGCACGGCGGCAGCTCCCGGGAAGAGGCCTTCGTGCGTTGCGAGACGTCGCGCGGGGCCATCGTGGATGCCGTGGCGTCTCCCCTGGGCGCTTCCTGGCCGCTCGAGTCCCTGCGCGCGCGGCTCGCCGAAGGCGTCGAAGCGCTGGAGGGGCCCGCGGAGGCGGTGGATGTGAACCTGCCCCTCGTCCTCCGGCCCGCCGTTGCCGTCCCGCTCGTCGAGGCGCTGCTCTGGCTGCTGCGCGGAGACGGGGGGGCTTCGCTCCCGGCACTCGTTCGCGCGGTGGGGAAGAAGCCCTTTCCCTCGGTGCTGAGCGTCCAGGACGATCCCCTCCACCCGCTCGGGACGCAGCAGCTGGCCATCGATGACGAGGGCGTGCCCGTCCGTGCGTTGCGGCTCATCGAGGAGGGGCGGCTGCTGGGCTTCCTCCACTCCGTGGGGACGGCGGCGCGGCTCGGCGTGGAGCCCAACGGCCGGGGCCTTCGCCTGGAGGGCACGCCACCGGCTCCCGGTCCGGTGAACTTCTTCGTGGTGCCTCGGGGTGACGCGCTCCCGGAGCGTTACACGGAGCTGGTGGCGCGCGTCGAGACGTTCACCACGATGCCGCGCCCCGGGATGGTGTCCCTGGTGGCGGGAGGCTGGGAGGTCCACGCGGGCCGGCGCGTGCGCCGGGTGGCTCCCGTGGACCTGAGCCTGCCCATGCCGGAGACGTTCCGGACCCTGCAGGGGGTGGGGATGGATCTGACGTTCTTCCCCACCGCCGGAGGGTGTGGCGCTCCGACGCTCGTGTTCCCCCCGCTGTTGCGAGGCTGA
- a CDS encoding cupin-like domain-containing protein, with protein sequence MSFRLPAGFWKSFAQDVWRKQPRVFKNVHEGRLFAPPEELFRIAAEETAHLARTAGARSDFGCHISLGKAMIMQDHIRLMPAEGDGSFDGWAARLSREEGREGFMYYMNSAQRRSPLLFQRYREFTEGLFEQIGLPSWKVSTDMFVGDYPETPFGVHKDVVDNFHFVAAGRKRMLLWPYETLLPYVKEGVDARDIDYALQLRSLKDIREQAIVLEGDPGDLLYWPGHFWHCAEGTGGVVATSSCYIDLMYSPLMGLSDVVNAKLRPVEETHPFTPYVPGRHQELAGALPERLRDTTRRVAQGLKELVDGGLEREMELTWLRYVSGGGFLRVPPPASGVVLDEGQALKLVPTSNLVWRDLASGELGCAANGLVETWPASHGLRQTLQRLSGGGAHRVGALLDEAKEELQGSGVVWSRERLREVLTTLVAWRALAPA encoded by the coding sequence ATGAGCTTTCGTTTGCCCGCCGGATTCTGGAAGAGCTTCGCGCAGGATGTCTGGAGGAAGCAGCCGCGAGTCTTCAAGAACGTCCACGAAGGCCGGCTCTTCGCGCCCCCCGAGGAGCTGTTCCGGATCGCCGCGGAGGAGACGGCGCACCTGGCCCGGACCGCGGGCGCCCGGAGTGACTTCGGCTGCCACATCAGCCTGGGCAAGGCGATGATCATGCAGGATCACATCCGCCTCATGCCGGCCGAGGGGGACGGCTCCTTCGACGGATGGGCCGCGCGCTTGAGCCGGGAGGAGGGCCGCGAGGGCTTCATGTATTACATGAACTCGGCCCAGCGCCGCTCGCCGCTGCTCTTCCAGCGCTACCGGGAGTTCACCGAGGGTCTGTTCGAGCAGATCGGCCTGCCCTCGTGGAAGGTGAGCACGGACATGTTCGTCGGGGACTACCCCGAGACGCCCTTCGGTGTGCACAAGGACGTGGTGGACAACTTCCACTTCGTCGCCGCGGGCCGCAAGCGCATGCTGCTCTGGCCCTACGAGACGCTGCTGCCCTACGTGAAGGAGGGCGTGGACGCGAGGGACATCGACTACGCGCTGCAGCTGCGCAGCCTCAAGGACATCCGGGAGCAGGCCATCGTCCTGGAGGGAGATCCGGGTGACCTGCTCTACTGGCCGGGGCACTTCTGGCACTGCGCCGAGGGCACTGGCGGCGTGGTGGCCACCAGCAGCTGCTACATCGACTTGATGTACTCGCCGCTGATGGGGCTGTCGGACGTGGTGAACGCGAAGCTGCGGCCCGTCGAGGAGACGCACCCCTTCACGCCCTATGTGCCCGGGCGCCACCAGGAGCTGGCGGGAGCCCTTCCCGAGCGGCTGCGCGACACCACCCGGCGCGTGGCCCAGGGGTTGAAGGAGCTGGTGGACGGAGGCCTCGAGCGGGAGATGGAGCTCACCTGGCTGCGGTACGTGAGCGGCGGAGGCTTCCTGCGCGTTCCTCCGCCCGCCTCCGGCGTGGTGCTCGACGAGGGGCAGGCGTTGAAGCTCGTTCCCACGTCGAACCTCGTCTGGCGCGATCTGGCGAGCGGGGAGCTCGGCTGCGCGGCCAATGGCCTCGTGGAGACCTGGCCGGCGAGCCACGGGCTGCGGCAGACCCTCCAGCGCCTGTCCGGGGGAGGAGCGCACCGCGTGGGGGCGCTGCTCGACGAGGCGAAGGAGGAGCTCCAGGGGAGCGGCGTGGTGTGGTCGCGCGAGCGGCTGCGCGAGGTGCTCACCACGCTCGTCGCGTGGCGCGCGCTCGCCCCCGCCTGA
- a CDS encoding MBL fold metallo-hydrolase, whose translation MSEQPTYRLDVSTCIAPLVQSWAAWWMTVAPVPASLHVRNYQLPLLKTYLLNPDFHARHVGIPASRASEVKELVQKTQQAQAERIRLAEALESFQRLLLEEAKGQSMEPFYAKLPEPLRGRVELLYDYHGRPSLRVLEGMMYRGPCHQRELQSLRLLRLESDAGRPDLLTTPVLSEPGQLEWQVPFEDKRLDALFALDLEPRPLGFIQELLGPAAANGTELLPLLTETPARPYTPWEGPGPRLRYLGHACVLIEWKGTTVLVDPVLSATPTSGGLPRLGFQDLPPRIDYVLITHSHYDHLSIETLLRLRHRIGQLVLPRSSGLLVGDYSPKLLARSLGFERVLEPELYESLPLPDGEIVIAPFLGEHGDIGHAKSAYVVRMGEQRVLFAADSLGVDETLYRHMRKDLGPIQTVFMNTEVEGSPLTWTIEVLFPKKRDRKLEESRRCRGSNAAEALRMLEQLGATRLYNYAMGLEPWFTQIMGPPASPEEPRMKESERLLTAARARGLRAERLHGHQDLFLAE comes from the coding sequence ATGTCAGAGCAGCCCACCTACCGCCTGGACGTGTCCACCTGTATCGCGCCGCTCGTCCAGAGCTGGGCCGCGTGGTGGATGACGGTGGCCCCCGTGCCCGCCAGCCTGCACGTCCGCAACTACCAGCTCCCGCTCCTCAAGACCTACCTGCTCAACCCCGACTTCCACGCGCGCCACGTCGGCATCCCCGCCTCTCGCGCCAGTGAGGTCAAGGAGCTCGTCCAGAAGACGCAGCAGGCCCAGGCCGAGCGCATCCGGCTGGCCGAAGCGCTCGAGAGCTTCCAGCGGCTGCTGCTGGAGGAGGCGAAGGGGCAGTCCATGGAGCCCTTCTACGCGAAGCTCCCCGAGCCCCTGCGCGGGCGCGTGGAGCTGCTCTACGACTACCACGGCCGCCCCTCGCTCCGGGTGCTGGAAGGGATGATGTACCGCGGCCCCTGCCACCAGCGGGAACTCCAGTCGCTGCGCCTCCTGCGCCTGGAGTCCGATGCCGGCCGGCCGGATCTGCTCACCACGCCCGTCCTCTCCGAGCCGGGACAGCTCGAGTGGCAGGTGCCCTTCGAGGACAAGCGGCTGGACGCGCTCTTCGCGCTGGATCTGGAGCCCAGACCGCTCGGCTTCATCCAGGAGCTGCTGGGCCCCGCCGCCGCCAACGGCACGGAGCTGCTCCCCCTGCTGACCGAGACCCCCGCGCGCCCCTACACCCCGTGGGAAGGTCCCGGGCCGCGCCTGCGCTACCTCGGCCACGCTTGCGTGCTCATCGAGTGGAAGGGCACCACCGTGCTGGTGGATCCAGTGCTCAGCGCGACCCCCACCTCCGGAGGCTTGCCCCGCCTGGGCTTCCAGGACCTGCCTCCCCGCATCGACTACGTCCTCATCACCCACAGCCACTACGATCACCTCTCCATCGAGACGCTGCTCCGGCTGCGCCACCGCATCGGCCAGCTCGTGTTGCCGCGCTCCAGTGGCCTGCTGGTGGGCGACTACTCCCCCAAGCTGCTGGCCCGCTCGCTCGGTTTCGAGCGCGTCCTCGAGCCGGAGCTCTACGAGTCCCTCCCCCTGCCGGACGGAGAGATCGTCATCGCGCCCTTCCTCGGCGAGCACGGAGACATCGGCCACGCCAAGTCCGCGTACGTGGTGAGGATGGGCGAGCAGCGCGTCCTCTTCGCCGCCGACTCCCTGGGCGTGGATGAGACGCTCTACCGCCACATGCGCAAGGACCTGGGCCCCATCCAGACGGTGTTCATGAACACCGAGGTGGAGGGCTCGCCGCTCACCTGGACCATCGAGGTGCTCTTCCCCAAGAAGCGGGATCGCAAGCTCGAGGAGAGCCGCCGGTGCCGGGGCAGCAACGCGGCCGAGGCCTTGCGGATGCTGGAGCAGCTCGGCGCCACGCGGCTGTACAACTACGCCATGGGGCTGGAGCCCTGGTTCACGCAAATCATGGGCCCCCCGGCCAGTCCCGAGGAGCCTCGGATGAAGGAGTCCGAGCGGCTGCTGACCGCCGCCCGGGCCCGTGGACTGCGGGCCGAGCGGCTCCACGGCCACCAGGACCTCTTCCTCGCGGAGTGA
- a CDS encoding aromatic ring-hydroxylating dioxygenase subunit alpha produces MRSYQEAFSPYWHPVAFSHELKERPLAARLLETELVVWRTGTGVAATQRYCAHRGADLCAGHVTEEGLRCGFHGWTYGRDGRCVRVPSQPGVPIPARAVISSFHAVERYGLIWVCLAPEPAAALPEWPELEDGSVATVPLPRLDWNISAGRMIEVVLDVAHLSWVHEGTFGNPQQQEVLPYEVERGPGGVRARISYPALGPSVGGQPPKVDRTSLTYDVFLPFAARLAFKPTLFYAHTVYAIASPWSEEKMQCFYFASYHPRLRNHFPDMFVKSELAILEQDRVIAEAQRPLAHPLDFTSEVHVRADRLPLEYRRGVIAIRSGQAVEPPIPD; encoded by the coding sequence GTGCGTTCCTATCAAGAAGCTTTTTCTCCGTACTGGCACCCGGTTGCGTTCTCCCATGAGCTGAAGGAGCGCCCGCTCGCGGCTCGGCTGTTGGAGACGGAGCTGGTCGTCTGGCGCACGGGCACGGGTGTGGCCGCCACGCAGCGCTACTGCGCGCACCGCGGCGCCGATCTGTGCGCGGGGCACGTCACCGAGGAGGGCCTGCGGTGTGGCTTCCACGGGTGGACGTATGGGCGGGACGGGCGGTGTGTGCGGGTGCCCTCGCAGCCCGGAGTTCCCATCCCGGCCCGGGCGGTGATCAGCTCGTTCCACGCCGTGGAGCGCTACGGCCTCATCTGGGTGTGTCTGGCCCCCGAGCCCGCGGCCGCGCTGCCCGAGTGGCCGGAGCTGGAGGACGGCAGCGTGGCCACCGTGCCGCTGCCCCGCCTGGACTGGAACATCTCCGCGGGCCGGATGATCGAGGTCGTGCTGGACGTGGCCCACCTGTCCTGGGTGCACGAGGGCACCTTTGGCAACCCGCAGCAGCAGGAGGTGCTCCCCTACGAGGTGGAGCGCGGGCCCGGTGGGGTGCGGGCTCGCATCTCCTATCCCGCGCTCGGGCCGTCGGTGGGTGGGCAGCCTCCCAAGGTGGACCGGACCTCGCTCACGTACGACGTCTTCCTGCCCTTCGCCGCCCGCCTCGCCTTCAAGCCCACGCTCTTCTACGCGCACACGGTGTATGCGATCGCCTCGCCCTGGTCGGAGGAGAAGATGCAGTGCTTCTACTTCGCCTCGTACCACCCCCGGCTGCGCAATCACTTCCCGGACATGTTCGTGAAGAGCGAGCTGGCCATCCTCGAGCAGGACCGCGTCATCGCCGAGGCGCAGCGGCCCCTGGCCCACCCGCTGGACTTCACCAGCGAGGTCCACGTGCGCGCGGACCGCCTGCCCCTCGAGTACCGCCGGGGTGTGATCGCGATCCGCTCGGGCCAGGCCGTGGAGCCGCCCATCCCGGACTGA